Genomic window (Ureibacillus composti):
TGAAAAAGGCATTGATTTAAGCCAAGTTTCACCTGTTGACCCACAAGGTCGAGTACGTGTACAAGATGTTGCAGCTCATGGAGTAGCACCAGTTGCAGCTGCACCAGTAGCACAAGTTGCTCCATCAAACGGACCAGTAGTGTTCACACCAGCAGCAAACACTGATCGTGTAACAATCGAAAAAATGAGCCGCCGTCGTCAAACAATTGCAAAACGTTTATTAGAAGTTAAACAATCAACTGCAATGTTAACAACATTTAACGAAATTGATATGACAAATATCATGGCTTTACGTAAACGCAAACAAGAAGAGTTCGTGAAAGCAAACGACATCAAACTTGGTTTCATGTCATTCTTCACAAAAGCAGTTGTTGCAGCTCTTAAAAAATATCCATACGTTAACGCTCAAATTTCAGGTGATGAAATTCACTTAAATAACTTCTTTGATATCGGAATCGCGGTTTCAACTGAAGAAGGTTTAGTTGTTCCAATCGTACGTGATGCAAATAGCAAAAACTTTGCTGAAATCGAAAAAGATATCGCTAGCTTAGCTAAAAAAGCACGCGAGAAAAAATTAGGTTTAAATGACATGGCTGGTGGCTCATTCACTATTACTAATGGTGGTGTATTCGGTTCATTAATGTCTACTCCAATTATGAATGGTACACAAGCTGGTATTTTAGGTATGCACTCAATTATAAACCGTCCAGTTGCAGTTAATGGTGAAGTTGAAATCCGTCCAATGATGTATGTGGCATTATCTTATGACCACCGTATCATCGATGGTAAAGATTCAGTTGGATTCTTAAAAACAGTTAAAGAGTTAATCGAAAATCCAGAAGATTTACTTTTAAATTCTTAATAAAAGAAAAACTAGCGATTAAATTCGCTAGTTTTTTTATTTAACTTCATAAAAGTTCCTTAATTCAAAATACCTATATATATTATTATTTAGTAATTTGTCGTTACATTTGGTAAGAACCTTTCAAACCTTGATAAATCAGTATTTTTGTTTGTCGAATTGCAATTTTCAGAAAAAAGTAGCGTTGACAATACATGATATGCATAGTACAATCGAGTAGTAAATTAATAAAAAAGCCTCACGTTCGAGTGAGGTAGAGGTGCGATCTTTATTAGTTCTTTATCGAGCTTGAGCATGCGAAGAAGTAAAGAAGAAGGAAATATCGCCGAAGTCTGAAGTATGCTCAAATGCTTCATGCTGGGTCTGCAGTGAATAATTGCAGGACTGTCTCAGTTGGTTTTCCTTAGCCATCTGAGTTGTGCTATCTCAAGAGAAGGAACGGAAGAGGATTTAGGCTTTATGTAAATAATGCGACCTGAGTTCATCTTAGGTCGCTTTTTATTTAAGTAAATATAAAACATAACAAAGGAGAGAAAATCAATGTCAAAACAACTTAAACTACTTATGGTAGCTATGTTTGCAATTTTAATTTTAGCTGCATGTGGTACTTCAAAAGAAGAAGGTACATCTAATTCAGATGCTTCAAATACTGAAGAAAAAGATGTATTAAAAGTTGGATTAGAAGCAGGTTATGCTCCATTTAACTGGACA
Coding sequences:
- the odhB gene encoding 2-oxoglutarate dehydrogenase complex dihydrolipoyllysine-residue succinyltransferase produces the protein MAEIKVPELAESITEGTIAQWVKKVGDRVEKGEFIVELETDKVNAEIISEEAGVLTQILAGEGDTVLVGQVIAVVEAGEGAAPAPATPVAEAPKAETAPAPAAPTPAPAAPVVAEETSNERVVASPAARKLAREKGIDLSQVSPVDPQGRVRVQDVAAHGVAPVAAAPVAQVAPSNGPVVFTPAANTDRVTIEKMSRRRQTIAKRLLEVKQSTAMLTTFNEIDMTNIMALRKRKQEEFVKANDIKLGFMSFFTKAVVAALKKYPYVNAQISGDEIHLNNFFDIGIAVSTEEGLVVPIVRDANSKNFAEIEKDIASLAKKAREKKLGLNDMAGGSFTITNGGVFGSLMSTPIMNGTQAGILGMHSIINRPVAVNGEVEIRPMMYVALSYDHRIIDGKDSVGFLKTVKELIENPEDLLLNS